The Mannheimia pernigra sequence TGTTGATTGCGTTGCAATTCTTCGCTATAGAGCACCTGTTCACAGCTTGTACATTTTGTCCAAACGCCTTCTGGGATTTTTGATTTTGCTGCACTTGATGATGAGTCTCTACCTAAAATTCTTTCTAACCAGCTCATTATTATTCCTTTTGGATTGAGTTTTGGGATATAAACAAATTTTTGCTATTAAAGCACAATTTACGCTTTTGTGATATGTTTTATTGACATATCAGATCACTAAGCGTGCGTATAAGTTCGATAAAAAAACGCAATCAGAAGAATGACTAACATAATCACAATTTGAATTAAACGTTGTTTAGTTAATTTTTCTGCTGCCATTTTCTCTCCTGTTTTGCTAAGAATGCCGTATTATAAGCGAAAAGAGTATTATTATGCTAGAATTTGCAAAATTTTAAGCAAAAACAACCGCTTGTCGTGAGGGAAAATATGGCAACTATTGAACAATTTCTTGAAGTGGTAAATCAACTTCGTCATCCAGAACACGGCTGCCCGTGGGATTTAAAACAAAACTTTAACACTATGCTCCCCCATTTACTAGAAGAAACCTACGAAGTTGCAGAAGCAATTCACACCAATGATCGCACAGCACTCCGGGAGGAGCTGGGCGATTTATTACTTCAGGTTGTGTTTTTAAGCCAATTAGCAAAAGAAGAAGGGGCTTTTACTTTTGATGATGTTGTCAGCGACATTCACGATAAGCTAATTTACCGACACCCTCACGTTTTTGGTGATGAAAAAGCAGGAAATAGTGAAGAGGCATTAAAAAATTGGGAAACACAAAAAGCCAATGATGCTAAGCATAAAAAGCAAAAATCTATTTTAGATGATTTACCCTTTGCTTTACCCGCACTGACTCGTGCTAATAAATTGCAAAAACGTTGTTCGAAAGTTGGTTTTGATTGGGATGATCCTAAAGATGTGCTTGCAAAAGTAGAAGAAGAGCTTCACGAAGTAAAAGTCGAAAT is a genomic window containing:
- the mazG gene encoding nucleoside triphosphate pyrophosphohydrolase, which translates into the protein MATIEQFLEVVNQLRHPEHGCPWDLKQNFNTMLPHLLEETYEVAEAIHTNDRTALREELGDLLLQVVFLSQLAKEEGAFTFDDVVSDIHDKLIYRHPHVFGDEKAGNSEEALKNWETQKANDAKHKKQKSILDDLPFALPALTRANKLQKRCSKVGFDWDDPKDVLAKVEEELHEVKVEIAEYPNRSAELAEELGDLLFATVNLCRHYHTDAEENLRNANLKFEQRFRKVEQAVKNAGKSVKACSLAELDAIWHEIKRVE